From a single Bacteroidota bacterium genomic region:
- the ffh gene encoding signal recognition particle protein, producing the protein MFEDLSGKLDSIFRKIRGENRITELNIADSMRDIRRALLEADVNYTVARDFTERVKTRVLGSDVIRSVSPGQQIVKHVHDELVELLGGTHTQLTFSPRPPSVILVCGLQGSGKTTFCGKLANYLKKQGKVPAIVAADVYRPAAIEQLKKLGNQIQVPVLTYGTTNAVEEARRGLEDSRLAGRGVVIIDTAGRLHVDQEMMNEVRSIREAVQPAETLFVVDAMTGQDAVNTAKAFWETVSFTGVVMTKMDGDTRGGAALSVRQVVGQPIKFLSYGEKLDSLDPFHPERLANRILGMGDIVSLVEKAQETVSVDDARKLTEKIRKNDFNLEDFLDQLRQIRKMGSISSLIGMIPGMGKALKDMPVDESATKRVEAIILSMTLAERRNPDLLNGSRRMRIAKGSGTSVADVNRLMKQFQDMKRMMKTVSKAGKSGLANPAMMRRLMNR; encoded by the coding sequence ATGTTTGAAGATTTATCCGGCAAATTAGACTCCATCTTCCGGAAAATCCGGGGTGAAAACCGGATTACCGAACTCAATATTGCGGATTCCATGAGGGATATCCGCCGGGCACTGCTCGAGGCGGATGTGAACTATACCGTTGCCCGTGATTTTACCGAACGGGTGAAAACACGGGTGCTGGGATCCGATGTGATCCGGTCTGTCAGTCCGGGTCAGCAGATCGTCAAGCATGTTCACGACGAACTGGTCGAGTTGCTGGGTGGAACTCACACACAACTGACTTTCAGTCCTCGTCCCCCCTCGGTGATTCTGGTCTGTGGATTGCAGGGGTCTGGTAAAACGACCTTTTGCGGTAAACTGGCCAATTACCTGAAGAAGCAGGGAAAAGTACCGGCCATTGTGGCGGCAGACGTATACCGTCCGGCCGCTATTGAACAGTTAAAAAAACTGGGTAACCAGATTCAGGTTCCGGTTCTGACATACGGAACCACCAATGCTGTTGAGGAAGCCCGCCGTGGTCTGGAAGACAGTCGTCTTGCAGGTCGTGGGGTGGTGATTATTGATACAGCCGGTCGCCTTCACGTCGACCAGGAAATGATGAACGAAGTCCGGAGTATCCGTGAAGCGGTACAGCCGGCCGAGACCTTGTTTGTGGTGGATGCCATGACTGGTCAGGATGCAGTGAATACTGCAAAAGCATTCTGGGAGACCGTTTCCTTTACGGGTGTCGTCATGACCAAAATGGATGGTGACACCCGCGGAGGAGCGGCCTTGTCGGTCCGGCAGGTGGTCGGTCAGCCCATCAAGTTTCTTTCCTATGGAGAAAAACTCGATAGCCTCGATCCGTTTCATCCCGAACGGCTGGCAAACCGGATTCTCGGAATGGGCGACATCGTGTCGCTGGTCGAAAAAGCTCAGGAAACGGTCTCGGTTGATGACGCCAGAAAACTGACCGAGAAAATCAGAAAGAATGATTTTAATCTTGAGGATTTTCTGGACCAGTTGCGGCAGATCAGAAAAATGGGATCGATTTCCAGTCTGATCGGCATGATTCCCGGAATGGGAAAAGCGCTGAAGGATATGCCGGTTGATGAATCGGCCACCAAACGCGTTGAAGCCATCATTCTGTCGATGACCCTGGCCGAAAGACGGAACCCTGATCTGCTGAATGGAAGCCGGCGGATGCGGATCGCGAAAGGAAGCGGAACATCGGTCGCCGATGTAAACCGGCTGATGAAACAGTTTCAGGATATGAAACGGATGATGAAAACCGTTTCAAAAGCAGGTAAATCAGGGCTGGCTAATCCGGCAATGATGCGCCGGCTGATGAACAGATAA
- the rpsP gene encoding 30S ribosomal protein S16, whose protein sequence is MAVKLRLRRMGRKKAPVYKLVAADSRAKRDGRFIEAIGLFNPLGDKPLFTYKEDRVQYWLDNGAEPTDTVRNLLSKEGILMKRLLVKRVGEEAAAAKMADWKAKAEGKKAAKAAPAKKAAPKKAEPAEEPAAPAENA, encoded by the coding sequence TTGGCAGTTAAGTTAAGACTTCGGAGAATGGGCCGCAAAAAGGCACCGGTATATAAACTGGTTGCTGCTGATTCCCGCGCAAAACGGGATGGCCGTTTTATTGAAGCAATTGGCCTTTTCAATCCATTGGGCGATAAACCCCTCTTCACCTACAAGGAAGACCGGGTTCAGTACTGGCTTGATAATGGCGCAGAACCCACCGATACCGTGCGGAACCTGCTCAGCAAAGAAGGCATTCTGATGAAACGCCTTCTTGTTAAACGGGTTGGCGAAGAAGCCGCTGCTGCAAAAATGGCCGACTGGAAAGCAAAAGCAGAAGGTAAAAAGGCTGCAAAGGCAGCTCCGGCTAAGAAGGCTGCTCCGAAAAAGGCCGAACCTGCCGAAGAGCCTGCTGCTCCCGCCGAAAACGCCTGA
- the rimM gene encoding 16S rRNA processing protein RimM, translated as MKSLISVGFLGKTHGVQGFIRVVSECGSDEWIRPGQVVFTGKTDGSARLNEIAETRESADGDWFIRFEKYQTPEMARQLSGLKVFLPEDEVPEPVETEWDELNGFEISDQTSGISLGTVIRMEPSPAHPMLVVLLHTEREILIPLVEDWIVTVNPGKKQITMALPDGLVDS; from the coding sequence ATGAAATCCCTCATCAGTGTCGGTTTTCTGGGGAAAACCCACGGAGTGCAGGGATTTATCCGGGTGGTCTCGGAATGCGGATCCGATGAATGGATCCGTCCCGGACAGGTTGTGTTCACAGGAAAGACCGATGGTTCTGCACGGCTGAATGAAATTGCCGAAACCAGAGAATCGGCCGATGGTGACTGGTTTATACGGTTCGAAAAGTACCAAACCCCCGAAATGGCCAGACAATTGTCGGGTCTGAAGGTGTTCCTCCCGGAGGATGAAGTCCCTGAGCCGGTTGAAACGGAATGGGATGAACTGAATGGTTTCGAAATCTCTGATCAGACTTCAGGTATCAGCCTGGGGACGGTTATCCGGATGGAGCCTTCACCGGCCCATCCCATGCTTGTGGTTCTTTTACATACTGAACGGGAAATCCTGATTCCGCTTGTGGAAGACTGGATCGTCACGGTGAATCCTGGAAAAAAACAGATCACCATGGCACTGCCCGATGGATTGGTTGATTCATGA
- the trmD gene encoding tRNA (guanosine(37)-N1)-methyltransferase TrmD, which translates to MRIDILTGIPGLLESPLNHSIIGRSVRSGLADIRIHNLHDYTHDKYRTIDDYAFGGQPGMVLKPEPIFECLDQLTSERHYDEIIFMTPDGVTFNQSAANELSMKQNLIFIAGHYKGVDQRVRDHWVTREISIGDYVLTGGELPALVVIDGLIRLIPGALGDSESALNDSFQTPLLDAPVYTRPASYRGMNVPDVLRSGDHKKIQDWQTQQSLKKTAERRPDLLK; encoded by the coding sequence ATCCGGATCGATATCCTGACCGGAATCCCCGGTTTACTTGAAAGCCCGTTGAATCATTCAATCATTGGACGGTCTGTCCGGTCCGGACTGGCCGATATCCGGATACACAATCTGCATGATTACACGCATGACAAGTACCGGACCATTGATGATTATGCCTTTGGCGGGCAGCCAGGAATGGTTCTGAAACCGGAACCCATTTTTGAATGCCTCGACCAGCTTACATCGGAACGCCACTATGACGAAATCATCTTCATGACACCCGATGGAGTCACTTTTAATCAGTCGGCTGCCAACGAATTGTCCATGAAGCAGAACCTGATCTTTATTGCAGGGCATTACAAGGGAGTCGATCAGCGAGTCAGGGATCATTGGGTAACCCGTGAAATCAGTATTGGCGATTATGTGCTTACCGGTGGCGAATTACCGGCGCTCGTGGTGATCGATGGCTTAATCCGGTTGATTCCAGGTGCGCTGGGTGACTCAGAATCGGCATTGAATGATAGTTTTCAAACACCTCTGCTCGATGCACCGGTCTACACCAGACCGGCATCTTACCGGGGAATGAACGTTCCGGATGTGCTCAGGAGCGGAGATCATAAAAAAATACAGGACTGGCAAACTCAGCAATCGCTGAAAAAAACGGCAGAACGCCGGCCGGATCTTTTAAAGTAA
- the rplS gene encoding 50S ribosomal protein L19: MKMEKIQLVEATQMKTDFPDLRIGDTVNVNVRVIEGDKERIQVYSGIVIKMKGSGLSETFTVRKMSNGVGVERIFPKHSPRIAGVEVVRHGKVRRAKLYYLRDLTGKASRIKEKINV; encoded by the coding sequence ATGAAAATGGAAAAAATTCAACTGGTTGAAGCAACCCAGATGAAGACCGATTTCCCCGATCTGCGGATTGGTGATACCGTAAATGTCAATGTACGGGTTATTGAAGGTGATAAGGAACGGATTCAGGTGTATTCCGGAATCGTGATCAAAATGAAGGGAAGTGGTCTTTCCGAAACCTTTACCGTTCGCAAAATGTCGAATGGGGTCGGAGTTGAGCGTATTTTCCCGAAACACTCACCGCGGATCGCCGGTGTCGAAGTGGTTCGCCATGGTAAAGTCCGTCGCGCCAAACTGTACTATCTGCGTGATCTGACTGGTAAAGCATCCAGAATTAAAGAAAAAATCAACGTCTGA
- the mqnE gene encoding aminofutalosine synthase MqnE: MPVPDFLIGEKINQAGLEDIYRKLETGDRLSREDGVRLFEHPDFNTVGMLANLVREKKHGNVTYFVKNQNINYSNYCVLNCSFCGFKRKPGQEGGYTFQIDEIVKKVATEARFGVHELHMVGGLHPDMPYSWYIDLLRQIKQSNPEVYIKAFTMIEIDHLARLSGKTHHQVLSELKEAGLDCMPGGGAEIFAPRVRTKLCPEKETGAEWLQIAKTAHQLGIRTNATMLYGHIENFEDRVDHMLDLRQLQDETGGFFAFIPLPYQPNTPGFSGDWTSGIDNLRTLAVARLLLDNFDHIKCFWIMNSSQIAQLSMYYGVDDIDGTVTNYTITKTAGINDSVSMTQNQIIKLIRDAGRDPVERNAMYHVVQTF, encoded by the coding sequence ATGCCGGTTCCGGATTTTCTGATCGGTGAAAAAATCAACCAGGCTGGCCTGGAAGATATTTACCGTAAACTGGAAACAGGTGACCGGCTTTCCCGTGAGGATGGCGTACGACTGTTTGAACATCCCGATTTTAATACGGTTGGGATGCTGGCGAACCTGGTTCGCGAAAAAAAACATGGTAATGTCACCTACTTCGTAAAAAATCAGAACATCAATTATTCCAATTATTGTGTTCTGAACTGCTCTTTCTGCGGCTTTAAACGAAAACCGGGTCAGGAAGGCGGCTACACTTTTCAGATTGATGAAATTGTGAAAAAAGTGGCCACTGAGGCTCGGTTTGGTGTTCATGAACTCCACATGGTCGGGGGTCTTCACCCCGATATGCCCTATTCCTGGTATATTGACTTACTGCGCCAGATTAAACAATCCAATCCTGAAGTTTACATCAAAGCCTTTACCATGATCGAAATCGATCATCTGGCAAGGCTGTCCGGAAAAACTCACCATCAGGTGCTTTCCGAACTGAAAGAGGCTGGTCTGGATTGTATGCCCGGCGGAGGGGCCGAGATTTTTGCCCCGAGAGTCAGAACCAAACTGTGTCCTGAAAAGGAAACCGGTGCGGAGTGGCTCCAGATCGCAAAAACCGCTCACCAGCTCGGCATCAGAACGAACGCCACCATGCTGTACGGTCATATCGAAAATTTTGAAGACCGCGTGGATCACATGCTTGATCTGCGCCAGCTTCAGGATGAAACCGGCGGATTCTTCGCCTTTATTCCTCTGCCTTATCAGCCCAACACCCCGGGATTCAGTGGCGACTGGACCTCTGGAATTGATAATCTGAGAACGCTGGCAGTTGCACGTCTCCTTCTCGATAATTTTGATCATATCAAGTGCTTCTGGATCATGAACTCAAGCCAGATCGCACAGCTGTCGATGTACTACGGGGTGGATGATATTGATGGTACGGTGACCAACTACACCATTACCAAAACAGCAGGCATCAACGATTCAGTCAGCATGACTCAGAATCAGATCATCAAGCTGATCCGGGATGCAGGTCGTGATCCTGTTGAACGGAACGCCATGTATCACGTCGTTCAGACCTTCTGA
- a CDS encoding menaquinone biosynthesis protein, with protein sequence MSSPRLYGASWFLNTRPMIYGFRNDPWFADKISLRLDLPWESDQLLEAGKVRVAQIPSIEFARKSAKYELIPAGCISSPGPVRSVMLFFNEALTSIRTVAVDTSSRTSVMLMRLILKEKFGVTPELVPMAPDPVAMLQKTDAALLIGDTALKTTLSNPHSLDLAEEWMDLTGLPFVFAVWAARREGSDQTDVEYLNRSLEMGLDHLDEIANSFVKESGWGADAAFFHSYLSESIRYPLNEEAEAGLAEFFRLAFMHGYLEDIPEIRKTGDHGKIYTPAGLN encoded by the coding sequence TTGTCTTCCCCCCGCCTCTACGGGGCATCCTGGTTCCTGAATACCCGTCCGATGATTTACGGGTTCAGGAATGATCCCTGGTTCGCCGATAAAATCTCCCTCCGGCTCGATCTTCCCTGGGAAAGCGATCAATTGCTCGAAGCAGGAAAAGTACGGGTTGCACAAATCCCATCCATTGAATTTGCCAGAAAATCAGCAAAGTATGAACTGATTCCGGCCGGTTGTATCAGCAGTCCGGGACCGGTCCGCAGTGTGATGTTGTTTTTCAACGAGGCTTTGACTTCTATCCGAACCGTGGCGGTAGACACCAGTTCACGCACATCGGTGATGCTCATGCGCCTGATTCTGAAGGAGAAGTTCGGAGTGACCCCCGAACTGGTTCCGATGGCCCCCGATCCGGTCGCCATGCTTCAGAAAACCGATGCAGCCCTCCTGATCGGTGACACAGCTTTGAAAACCACGCTGTCCAATCCGCATAGTCTGGATCTGGCCGAGGAATGGATGGATCTGACAGGATTGCCATTTGTATTTGCGGTGTGGGCCGCCAGACGGGAAGGTTCTGATCAGACTGATGTGGAGTACCTGAACCGGTCCCTGGAAATGGGTCTCGACCATCTCGATGAGATTGCCAATTCATTTGTGAAAGAATCAGGATGGGGAGCCGATGCAGCCTTTTTCCATTCCTATCTGTCAGAATCGATCCGGTATCCGTTAAATGAAGAGGCCGAGGCCGGCCTGGCGGAATTTTTCAGACTGGCCTTTATGCACGGCTATCTGGAAGACATCCCCGAAATCAGAAAAACCGGCGATCATGGGAAAATTTACACGCCCGCCGGCCTGAACTGA
- a CDS encoding D-sedoheptulose 7-phosphate isomerase, whose amino-acid sequence MKNKQEFVQQSFRQSCEVKMQVAGKDTETIIRMADLITDAFRSGGKLLICGNGGSASDSQHIATEFTIRYRGSFDRPALPAIALTTDSSAMTAGPNDIGFENTFQRMVEALGRPGDVLLGLSTSGNSENVIRAMVYARAHGMKVIGLLGGNGGKMPPLCDESVIVPWNGSNHVQETHITIGHIIVQMVEETLYS is encoded by the coding sequence ATGAAAAACAAGCAAGAGTTCGTCCAGCAAAGTTTCCGTCAATCCTGTGAAGTAAAAATGCAGGTGGCCGGAAAAGACACTGAAACCATCATCCGGATGGCTGATCTGATTACAGATGCATTCCGGTCCGGGGGTAAGCTTCTGATCTGCGGTAACGGAGGGTCGGCATCAGACAGTCAGCACATTGCCACCGAATTTACCATCCGGTATCGCGGTTCCTTCGACCGGCCGGCTCTTCCAGCCATTGCGCTGACCACCGACAGTTCAGCCATGACCGCCGGACCCAATGACATCGGTTTCGAAAATACCTTCCAACGGATGGTGGAAGCCCTCGGACGGCCCGGAGATGTGTTGTTGGGACTTTCCACATCGGGCAATTCTGAAAATGTCATCCGGGCAATGGTTTATGCACGCGCACACGGGATGAAAGTGATTGGTTTGCTGGGAGGAAACGGTGGAAAAATGCCACCACTTTGCGATGAGTCCGTCATTGTTCCCTGGAACGGATCAAATCACGTTCAGGAAACCCACATCACCATCGGTCATATCATTGTCCAGATGGTGGAAGAAACCCTTTACAGTTAA
- a CDS encoding geranylgeranylglyceryl/heptaprenylglyceryl phosphate synthase, with protein MSGIYERILKHHQNGRPQLAVLIDPDKLVPDALTTFAKDAASLGADLILVGGSLLTTDRLNPVIRQLKENTTLPVVIFPGSIMQVSAEADALLFLSLISGRNADYLIGNHVIVSPILKQLKLEPISTGYMLIESGRPTSASYMSNSFPIPNNKPDIAAAHALAADYLGLKQLYLEGGSGADEPVPDSIITAVRQVTNLPVWVGGGIRTPEVARQKVNAGASVIVIGTHFEKQAGYQQVANFAHAIKA; from the coding sequence ATGTCTGGCATCTACGAACGAATTCTGAAACACCATCAGAATGGCCGGCCGCAGCTGGCTGTTCTGATTGATCCAGACAAATTGGTCCCGGATGCCCTGACTACATTTGCCAAAGATGCGGCTTCACTTGGGGCCGATCTCATCCTGGTCGGCGGCAGTTTGCTCACCACCGACCGGCTGAATCCGGTGATCAGACAATTAAAAGAAAACACGACCCTGCCCGTTGTCATTTTCCCCGGGTCTATCATGCAGGTATCGGCAGAGGCAGATGCCCTGCTGTTTCTTTCTCTTATCAGCGGACGGAATGCAGATTATCTGATCGGAAACCATGTGATCGTGAGTCCGATTCTGAAGCAACTGAAACTGGAACCCATTTCCACCGGATACATGCTTATTGAATCCGGACGGCCGACGTCGGCTTCCTACATGAGCAACAGTTTCCCGATCCCGAATAACAAACCCGACATTGCGGCTGCACATGCACTGGCCGCCGATTATCTTGGACTGAAACAGCTGTATCTGGAAGGCGGATCGGGTGCAGATGAACCCGTGCCTGACAGTATCATCACTGCTGTCAGACAGGTAACCAACCTGCCTGTATGGGTTGGCGGCGGAATCAGGACACCCGAAGTGGCACGGCAAAAAGTCAACGCCGGTGCCTCGGTTATCGTTATCGGAACCCATTTTGAAAAACAAGCTGGCTACCAGCAGGTCGCCAATTTCGCCCACGCAATTAAGGCATGA
- the alaS gene encoding alanine--tRNA ligase, which produces MTPTSRDVRQAFLDFFRSRQHTIVASAPVVPFEDPTLLFTNAGMNQFKDVFLGKGSRSYTRAADTQKCIRVSGKHNDLEEVGLDTYHHTFFEMLGNWSFGDYYKKEAISWAWELFTEVWKLPKDKLYATVYKTDDEALELWKTLTDIPHEHISKFGEKENFWEMGDTGPCGPCSEIHIDLGPDACDKKHIDHTCSVNGPCGRYIELWNLVFIQYNRKPDGSLEELPAKHVDTGMGFERITCVIQKKRSNYDTDIFTPILDKLSVLSGKPYEGDNQVPFRVIADHIRSVSFSIADGVVPSNDGRGYVIRRILRRASRFGRKLGFTEPFLYRLVGTLADTMGDVFPEIRNRQQHVERVIKAEEESFNAALDRGIQLFEQVAAGLKASGASVFPGADAFKLYDTYGFPPDLTRLMALENALQLDEAGFDQLMSEQKERARRAGKFSATYQMGSEPFTTVSKGAHSAFHGYTSITMEGCLIREIRKGPNLTEIVLDKTPFYAESGGQVGDNGFFEVDGTRYPVVDTQKSEDRIVHFLESFPSGMEHTPLKAVVNLTDRMNTARNHTATHLLHAALRQVLGEHVRQAGSLVAPDRLRFDFSHFEKVTDLQLKEIESIVRREIRKSVPLAIDHMSFDAAQSAGAMALFGEKYGNEVRVITIGDFSKELCGGTHLTNTAEVGLFRITSESSVAAGVRRIEAITGDAADALADEERQLVTHLSHQLSLKPADLPGAVLHLVNESKMKDKLVSDLRLQLAKAQIDSLLAVPVLFNGMRTVTGQITVGSMDELKSAGDYLREKLKTNGIGVLASVLDEKVMLVAVVTDDLVAKKVQAGKLVGELARLVDGNGGGKPHLATAGGKSVAKLKTALDSLPSVLQGLTA; this is translated from the coding sequence ATGACACCCACATCAAGAGATGTTCGCCAGGCTTTCCTCGATTTCTTCCGGTCCAGGCAGCACACCATCGTCGCCAGTGCCCCGGTTGTCCCGTTTGAGGATCCGACCCTGCTGTTTACCAATGCCGGGATGAACCAATTCAAGGATGTTTTCCTTGGAAAGGGATCGAGATCCTACACACGTGCAGCCGACACACAAAAATGTATCCGGGTATCGGGAAAGCACAATGATCTGGAAGAAGTGGGTTTAGACACCTACCACCATACGTTTTTCGAAATGCTCGGAAACTGGTCCTTTGGTGATTATTACAAAAAGGAAGCCATCTCATGGGCATGGGAGTTGTTCACAGAAGTCTGGAAGCTTCCAAAGGATAAGTTGTACGCCACGGTTTATAAAACCGACGATGAGGCTCTTGAACTCTGGAAAACCCTCACCGATATCCCCCACGAACACATCTCAAAGTTCGGAGAAAAGGAAAACTTCTGGGAAATGGGTGATACCGGTCCCTGCGGACCTTGCTCCGAAATCCATATCGATCTTGGACCCGATGCCTGTGATAAAAAACACATTGACCATACCTGCTCTGTCAACGGTCCCTGCGGCCGGTACATCGAATTGTGGAATCTGGTATTTATTCAGTACAACCGGAAGCCCGATGGTTCTCTGGAAGAGTTGCCGGCCAAGCATGTCGATACCGGCATGGGTTTCGAGCGGATCACCTGCGTGATTCAGAAAAAACGCAGCAATTATGATACGGATATTTTTACACCCATTCTCGACAAGCTGTCCGTCCTCTCCGGAAAACCATATGAAGGAGACAACCAGGTTCCGTTCCGTGTGATTGCCGATCATATCCGTTCGGTCAGTTTTTCCATTGCAGACGGGGTGGTGCCTTCGAACGATGGCAGAGGTTATGTCATCAGACGGATTTTGCGCCGGGCCTCCCGCTTCGGACGGAAACTGGGGTTTACCGAGCCATTCCTTTACCGGTTGGTTGGAACCCTGGCCGACACCATGGGAGATGTCTTCCCCGAAATCAGAAACCGTCAGCAACATGTTGAACGGGTGATCAAGGCCGAAGAAGAATCGTTTAATGCAGCCCTCGATCGCGGCATTCAGCTGTTTGAACAGGTTGCAGCCGGCCTGAAAGCGTCCGGGGCTTCCGTCTTTCCGGGTGCCGACGCCTTTAAACTCTACGATACCTATGGTTTCCCGCCGGACCTGACCCGTTTAATGGCTCTTGAAAATGCGCTTCAGCTGGATGAGGCTGGATTCGACCAGCTCATGAGTGAACAGAAAGAACGTGCCCGCCGTGCCGGCAAATTTTCGGCCACTTATCAGATGGGGTCAGAACCTTTCACCACGGTTTCAAAAGGGGCACATTCAGCCTTTCATGGTTATACCAGTATCACGATGGAAGGCTGCCTGATCCGTGAAATCAGAAAAGGTCCAAACCTGACTGAAATTGTTCTGGATAAAACTCCTTTCTACGCCGAATCGGGCGGACAGGTGGGAGATAACGGTTTTTTTGAAGTGGATGGTACCCGCTATCCGGTGGTGGACACTCAGAAATCGGAGGACCGGATTGTCCATTTCCTGGAATCCTTCCCATCCGGAATGGAACACACACCTCTGAAGGCCGTGGTGAATCTGACCGACCGGATGAATACGGCCAGAAACCACACGGCCACGCACCTGCTGCATGCCGCACTCCGTCAGGTTCTGGGTGAGCACGTCCGGCAGGCTGGTTCATTGGTTGCACCCGATCGGCTGCGATTCGACTTTTCCCATTTTGAAAAGGTCACCGACCTCCAACTGAAAGAAATTGAATCCATCGTCCGGCGGGAAATCAGGAAATCGGTGCCCCTTGCCATCGATCACATGAGTTTTGATGCAGCCCAATCGGCCGGGGCCATGGCTCTTTTTGGTGAAAAATATGGCAATGAAGTCCGTGTCATCACCATTGGTGATTTTTCGAAGGAATTGTGCGGGGGAACCCACCTGACAAACACCGCCGAGGTCGGATTGTTCAGGATTACCAGTGAAAGCTCAGTGGCAGCAGGTGTCCGTCGGATTGAGGCCATTACCGGTGATGCAGCCGATGCACTAGCCGATGAGGAACGTCAGCTGGTTACCCATCTGAGTCATCAACTAAGTCTGAAACCGGCTGATCTGCCGGGTGCCGTTCTGCACCTTGTTAACGAATCGAAAATGAAGGACAAGCTGGTATCCGACCTGCGTTTGCAGCTTGCCAAGGCTCAGATCGATTCTTTACTGGCCGTTCCTGTTCTGTTTAATGGTATGCGAACCGTAACTGGTCAGATTACGGTCGGATCCATGGATGAACTGAAATCGGCTGGAGACTATCTGCGTGAAAAGCTGAAGACCAACGGAATTGGTGTTCTGGCTTCGGTGCTCGACGAGAAAGTCATGCTGGTGGCAGTGGTCACCGATGATCTGGTGGCTAAAAAGGTTCAGGCAGGTAAACTGGTTGGTGAACTTGCCAGACTTGTCGATGGAAACGGAGGTGGAAAACCCCACCTTGCCACTGCAGGAGGCAAGTCGGTGGCTAAACTGAAGACAGCACTTGATTCCCTTCCCTCTGTTCTGCAGGGACTGACTGCCTGA
- a CDS encoding YIP1 family protein — MTLLDRLINLFSSPGSAFDGLDEKPLTAGTVVLVISVTIVISSLMSVWFTSDPDISEQMRSVQIGKIQKQIEQGKIPAEQGQVMLAQMEEFGDSNMALVFGIVGAVFGTILFFFLISLYVMVMAKFIGTVEQYPFSLAMSVTAIGFMFGWVQSLVGTAIKISMGDMYASISPYLVISEYDHSNLVHYVLSQADLLMIAYLAILIIGLKVTARMSWTGSALSIAIPYMILAFVGFVLNSL; from the coding sequence ATGACCTTACTGGACAGACTGATCAACCTCTTTTCATCTCCCGGCTCTGCTTTTGACGGATTGGATGAGAAACCCCTGACTGCCGGCACTGTGGTGTTGGTGATTTCAGTTACGATTGTCATTTCATCCCTGATGTCGGTTTGGTTTACTTCCGATCCTGATATCAGCGAACAAATGAGATCGGTTCAGATCGGGAAAATTCAAAAGCAGATAGAACAGGGAAAGATTCCGGCTGAACAAGGACAGGTGATGCTTGCCCAGATGGAGGAATTCGGTGATTCAAACATGGCATTGGTGTTTGGCATCGTCGGGGCTGTGTTTGGTACCATCCTTTTCTTCTTCCTGATTTCTTTGTATGTGATGGTGATGGCCAAATTTATCGGGACCGTTGAACAATACCCCTTCAGTCTGGCCATGAGCGTCACTGCCATCGGATTTATGTTCGGATGGGTTCAGAGTCTGGTGGGTACCGCCATAAAAATCAGCATGGGCGACATGTATGCCTCCATCAGCCCTTATCTGGTGATATCGGAGTATGACCATTCCAACTTGGTTCATTATGTTCTGTCACAGGCCGATTTGCTGATGATTGCCTATCTCGCTATTCTCATCATCGGATTAAAGGTGACCGCCAGAATGTCCTGGACCGGATCGGCTTTGTCAATTGCCATTCCTTACATGATACTTGCCTTCGTTGGGTTCGTCCTGAATTCGCTCTGA